A region from the Mycolicibacterium litorale genome encodes:
- a CDS encoding sensor domain-containing diguanylate cyclase → MVEPLRRWWRQSDQFDWFTVYLRDRGLQLQWRLATFGFTAVLAALPIVLLGSPVGPDHPLTRAVAVVSAVCGASASVLWLRRWPTRNQSLLFNIVCSLSIAAMCLAMSNPYNGLMGCALFAAVGGFLAYFHALSHMLVNLAVAMLCSAVSAARLLADTGDMSLTVAALLTVVALNVGVPFGIESLVHTLRTDLRNSDRDPLTGLLDRRGFYTALHELAVSQHPGGGYLNLTMIDLDDFKKVNDTHGHAAGDHVLVNVGVVLRKTCRTDALLCRLGGEEFVVADSDEPVQHVATMERVRRELVTVPFGVTASFGTCTVTADPGGARDRPEFVEHLIRVADTAMYRSKRAGGDRIHHQRLDQVGPE, encoded by the coding sequence GTGGTCGAGCCGCTTCGGCGCTGGTGGCGCCAGAGCGACCAGTTCGACTGGTTCACCGTGTACCTACGCGACCGCGGTCTGCAGCTGCAGTGGAGACTGGCCACCTTCGGCTTCACCGCAGTGCTCGCGGCGCTGCCGATCGTGTTGCTGGGCAGCCCGGTCGGCCCCGATCACCCGCTGACGCGCGCGGTGGCGGTCGTCTCCGCGGTGTGCGGGGCGAGTGCGTCGGTGCTGTGGCTGCGGCGATGGCCCACACGCAACCAGTCGCTGCTTTTCAACATCGTGTGCTCGCTGAGCATCGCAGCCATGTGCCTGGCGATGTCGAATCCCTACAACGGCCTGATGGGCTGCGCGCTGTTCGCGGCCGTCGGCGGATTCCTCGCCTATTTCCACGCCCTCAGCCACATGCTGGTCAACCTCGCCGTCGCGATGCTGTGCTCGGCGGTCAGCGCGGCCCGGCTACTGGCCGACACCGGCGACATGTCGCTGACCGTCGCGGCGCTGCTGACGGTGGTCGCACTCAACGTCGGCGTGCCGTTCGGTATCGAGTCGCTGGTGCACACGTTGCGCACCGATCTTCGGAACTCCGATCGCGATCCGCTCACCGGGCTGCTCGACCGGCGCGGCTTCTACACTGCGCTGCACGAGCTGGCCGTGAGTCAGCACCCCGGTGGGGGATACCTGAACCTCACGATGATCGACCTCGACGACTTCAAGAAGGTCAACGACACCCATGGCCATGCCGCCGGCGACCACGTGCTGGTGAATGTCGGTGTGGTCCTGCGCAAGACATGCCGCACCGATGCGCTGCTGTGCCGACTCGGCGGGGAGGAGTTCGTGGTCGCGGACAGCGACGAACCCGTTCAGCATGTGGCCACCATGGAGCGCGTTCGGCGCGAGCTCGTCACCGTGCCCTTCGGCGTCACCGCGAGCTTCGGTACGTGCACCGTGACGGCCGACCCCGGCGGGGCGCGGGATCGCCCCGAATTCGTCGAGCACCTCATCCGGGTGGCCGATACCGCGATGTACCGATCGAAACGCGCAGGGGGAGACCGGATTCACCACCAGCGCCTCGATCAGGTGGGTCCGGAATAG
- a CDS encoding APC family permease, whose amino-acid sequence MATPDTGASAATGPEGQRTLESFGYRQELNRSVATVDLVVYGLVFMVPIAPWAIFGTVYNSASGMVPLVYLVGLVAMVFTALAYSQMAKSFPLAGSVFSYVGRGIHPAAGFFAGWAILLDYLLVPTLLYVFAAESMIGLFPGTPRWLWAVIFVLVNTVINLAGVGSLKLANRVFLVIELVFVAIFIVIAVRAINGQSLPDVGWSISPIWDPDVVSAPLLATALSIAVLSFLGFDGISTLAEESTGRRNPAGRAMLIALFVVATLFVVQTWLASLLAGGRESFSEDEAGNAFFTLVQAAANTGWMNAFFVVNVLAVGFANAMAAQAATSRLLYSMSRDRQLPSYLSRISSRQVPMLALLTVSALSLVLVLFFVGQIGLISSLVNFGALFGFCLLHLSVLWYYLVRRKSKNYLLHLVVPTLGFLIIAYVLFNADALAKIGGAVWLVIGAVIFGINIVRGRGVPELATEQELGTIGEGSVGGTTGPR is encoded by the coding sequence ATGGCCACACCCGACACCGGCGCTTCGGCAGCCACCGGCCCCGAGGGACAGCGCACGCTGGAGTCTTTCGGCTACAGACAGGAACTGAACCGGTCGGTGGCCACGGTGGACCTGGTGGTCTACGGGCTGGTGTTCATGGTGCCGATCGCACCGTGGGCCATCTTCGGAACCGTCTACAACAGCGCCTCCGGGATGGTGCCGCTGGTCTACCTCGTCGGCCTCGTGGCGATGGTGTTCACCGCGCTCGCCTACTCCCAGATGGCGAAGTCCTTCCCGCTGGCCGGCTCGGTCTTCTCCTACGTGGGCCGCGGAATCCATCCCGCCGCGGGGTTTTTCGCCGGCTGGGCGATCCTGCTGGACTACCTGCTGGTGCCCACCCTGCTCTACGTCTTCGCCGCCGAATCGATGATCGGCCTGTTCCCCGGCACCCCCCGCTGGCTGTGGGCGGTCATCTTCGTCCTGGTGAACACCGTGATCAACCTGGCCGGGGTCGGCTCACTCAAACTCGCCAACCGCGTGTTCCTGGTCATCGAGTTGGTGTTCGTGGCGATCTTCATCGTGATCGCGGTACGCGCGATCAACGGCCAATCGCTGCCCGACGTGGGCTGGAGCATCTCGCCGATCTGGGATCCCGACGTGGTGAGTGCACCGCTGCTGGCGACCGCCTTGTCCATCGCGGTGCTGAGTTTCCTGGGTTTCGACGGCATCTCGACGCTGGCCGAGGAGTCGACGGGTCGACGCAACCCCGCGGGCCGGGCCATGCTGATCGCCCTGTTCGTCGTGGCGACGCTGTTCGTGGTGCAGACGTGGCTGGCCAGCCTGCTCGCCGGCGGGCGAGAGTCGTTCAGCGAGGACGAAGCGGGCAACGCCTTCTTCACGTTGGTACAGGCGGCGGCGAACACCGGGTGGATGAACGCGTTCTTCGTCGTCAACGTGCTCGCCGTCGGGTTCGCCAACGCCATGGCCGCCCAGGCCGCGACCAGCCGGTTGCTGTACTCGATGAGCCGCGACCGCCAGCTGCCGAGCTACCTGTCCCGGATCAGCAGCCGGCAGGTCCCGATGCTGGCGCTGCTGACCGTGAGCGCGCTCAGCCTGGTGCTGGTGCTGTTCTTCGTCGGCCAGATCGGCCTGATCTCGTCGCTGGTCAACTTCGGCGCCCTGTTCGGATTCTGCCTGCTGCACCTGTCGGTGCTCTGGTACTACCTGGTCCGCAGGAAGTCGAAGAACTACCTGCTGCACCTCGTCGTGCCGACGCTCGGGTTCCTGATCATCGCCTACGTGCTGTTCAACGCCGATGCGCTGGCCAAGATCGGCGGCGCCGTGTGGCTGGTGATCGGTGCGGTGATCTTCGGGATCAACATCGTGCGTGGCCGCGGCGTGCCGGAGCTCGCAACCGAGCAGGAGCTCGGCACCATCGGCGAGGGTTCGGTCGGGGGAACCACCGGGCCGAGGTAG
- a CDS encoding proline iminopeptidase-family hydrolase, with protein MLVDTRTVPFRDHQTWVRIADPDQPREGLLPLVVLHGGPGMAHNYVRNIAELADETGRRVVHYDQIGCGNSTHLPDAPADFWTPELFVEEFHAVRSALGIEHYHVLGQSWGGMLGAEIAVRQPPGLASLSICNSPASMHLWMAAAAELRAQLPAETRAALDRHEADGTVTDPEYLAATEEFYVRHVCRVVPPPQDFVETTEQMEAEPTVYHTMNGPNEFHVLGTLREWSIIDRLGAITAPTLVVAGEFDEATPATWAPFVDHIPDVRSHVFPDASHCSHLEKPAEFRAVIAEFLAAHDPTS; from the coding sequence ATGCTCGTCGACACCCGCACCGTGCCGTTCCGAGACCACCAAACCTGGGTCCGGATCGCCGATCCGGACCAACCGCGTGAAGGCCTGTTGCCGCTGGTCGTGCTGCACGGCGGACCGGGCATGGCCCACAACTACGTGCGCAACATCGCCGAACTGGCCGACGAGACCGGCCGGCGCGTCGTCCACTACGACCAGATCGGCTGCGGGAACAGCACCCACCTCCCCGACGCACCCGCGGACTTCTGGACCCCCGAGTTGTTCGTCGAGGAGTTCCACGCCGTGCGCTCGGCGCTGGGCATCGAGCACTACCACGTGCTCGGCCAGTCCTGGGGCGGCATGCTCGGCGCCGAGATCGCGGTCCGGCAGCCGCCGGGTCTGGCGTCGCTGTCGATCTGCAACTCCCCGGCGTCGATGCATCTGTGGATGGCCGCGGCCGCCGAACTGCGCGCCCAGCTGCCCGCCGAGACCCGGGCGGCGCTGGACCGGCACGAGGCCGACGGGACCGTCACCGACCCCGAGTACCTCGCGGCCACCGAGGAGTTCTACGTGCGCCATGTGTGCCGGGTGGTTCCGCCACCGCAGGACTTCGTCGAGACCACCGAACAGATGGAAGCGGAGCCGACGGTCTACCACACGATGAACGGTCCCAACGAGTTCCACGTCCTGGGCACTCTGCGCGAGTGGAGCATCATCGACCGACTCGGCGCCATCACCGCGCCGACCCTGGTGGTGGCCGGCGAATTCGACGAGGCCACCCCGGCGACGTGGGCGCCGTTCGTCGACCACATCCCCGACGTGCGCAGTCACGTGTTCCCGGACGCCAGCCACTGCAGCCACCTCGAGAAACCCGCGGAGTTCCGGGCCGTCATCGCCGAATTCCTCGCCGCCCACGATCCCACCAGCTGA
- a CDS encoding FadR/GntR family transcriptional regulator codes for MVENAAAVTPGLLRQQLDMPSRVDEITDRLVTAIALGEYLPGTRLPVERELAASLGVGRMTVRAALARLVERGLLETRRGRGGGSYVLEQWRESSTESVGRTLAMRLGELRDRCDAVCRLHGAICRAAAESRTDADVVALREALAAFRGARSGVDAQQADSRLHLTIMDAAHNPVLKKLLLDLEASVSIAAPAHPWGENDTMAAMERRALHDHEHLVDAIVSGRPDEADAIARAHVAIDFELIAAAMRRAGVPTDQG; via the coding sequence ATGGTTGAGAACGCCGCCGCGGTGACGCCGGGTCTGCTGCGGCAGCAGCTGGACATGCCGTCGCGTGTCGACGAGATCACCGACCGACTCGTCACCGCGATCGCCCTCGGCGAATACCTGCCCGGCACCCGGCTACCGGTCGAGCGTGAACTGGCCGCCTCACTCGGGGTGGGGCGGATGACGGTGCGCGCCGCGCTCGCGCGGCTGGTGGAACGTGGCCTGCTCGAAACCCGGCGGGGTCGCGGCGGCGGCTCGTACGTCCTCGAGCAGTGGCGGGAGTCGTCCACCGAGTCGGTGGGCCGGACCCTGGCGATGCGGCTGGGGGAGCTGCGCGACCGGTGCGACGCGGTGTGCCGGCTGCACGGCGCCATCTGCCGCGCGGCGGCCGAATCACGCACCGACGCCGACGTGGTGGCCCTGAGGGAGGCGCTCGCCGCGTTCCGTGGCGCGCGCAGCGGGGTCGACGCGCAGCAGGCCGACAGCCGCCTGCACCTGACCATCATGGACGCCGCGCACAACCCCGTGCTCAAGAAGCTGCTGCTCGACCTCGAGGCGTCGGTCAGCATCGCCGCGCCGGCCCACCCGTGGGGAGAGAACGACACGATGGCCGCGATGGAGCGGCGCGCGCTGCACGACCACGAACACCTCGTCGACGCGATCGTGTCGGGCCGTCCCGACGAGGCCGACGCGATCGCGCGCGCCCATGTGGCGATCGACTTCGAGCTGATCGCCGCGGCCATGCGGCGCGCCGGTGTGCCGACTGACCAGGGGTGA
- the thyX gene encoding FAD-dependent thymidylate synthase, translating to MAETAPLRVQLIAKTEFMAPSDVPWDTDADGGSALVEFAGRACYQSWSKPNPRTATNASYLRHIIDVGHLSVLEHASVSFYITGISRSCTHELIRHRHFSYSQLSQRYVPEHDAQVVVPPGVEGDAELEELFTAAADASRAAYTELLAKLEAKLMGDEPREGRATLRRKQARQAARSVLPNATETRIVVTGNYRAWRHFVAMRASEHADVEIRRLAIACLRELVAVAPAVFADFEITALSDGTEVATTPLVTEA from the coding sequence GTGGCCGAGACCGCGCCGCTGCGCGTGCAACTGATCGCCAAGACCGAGTTCATGGCGCCGTCGGACGTGCCGTGGGACACCGACGCCGACGGCGGCTCCGCCCTCGTCGAATTCGCCGGCCGGGCCTGCTACCAGAGTTGGTCGAAACCCAATCCGCGCACGGCGACCAACGCCTCGTATCTGCGCCACATCATCGACGTGGGCCACCTTTCGGTGCTCGAACACGCGTCGGTGTCGTTCTACATCACCGGCATCTCCCGATCGTGCACCCACGAGCTGATCCGGCACCGGCACTTCTCCTACTCGCAGCTCTCACAGCGCTACGTGCCCGAACACGACGCGCAGGTCGTCGTCCCGCCGGGCGTCGAGGGCGACGCCGAACTCGAGGAGCTGTTCACCGCGGCCGCCGATGCCAGCCGCGCCGCCTACACCGAACTGCTGGCGAAGCTGGAGGCCAAGCTCATGGGCGATGAGCCCAGAGAAGGGCGGGCGACACTGCGCCGCAAGCAGGCCAGGCAGGCGGCGCGCTCGGTGTTGCCCAACGCCACCGAGACCCGCATCGTCGTCACCGGCAACTACCGCGCCTGGCGGCATTTCGTCGCGATGCGGGCCAGCGAGCACGCCGACGTCGAGATCCGCCGGCTGGCGATCGCCTGCCTGCGCGAACTCGTCGCGGTCGCCCCGGCGGTGTTCGCTGACTTCGAGATCACCGCGCTGTCGGACGGCACGGAAGTCGCGACCACCCCGCTCGTCACCGAGGCGTGA
- the dapA gene encoding 4-hydroxy-tetrahydrodipicolinate synthase: MPVSISGFDVTARLGTVLTAMVTPFKPDGTVDTDTAARLATHLIDSGCDGLVLSGTTGESPTTTDAEKLTLLRAVLEAVGDRARIIAGAGTYDTAHSIHLAKACAAEGAHGLLVVTPYYSRPPQAGLLAHFTAVADATDRPVVLYDIPPRSVVPIAWDTIRTLAEHPNIVAIKDAKGDLHGGGQIIAETGLAYYSGDDALNLPWLAMGAVGFISVWGHVAASQLREMLSAFTSGDVATARKINVTLGRLSDAQARLGGVTMAKAGLTLQGFDVGQPRLPQIPPTVDELAALAEDMRAAAVLR, encoded by the coding sequence GTGCCCGTGAGTATCAGCGGATTCGACGTGACGGCCCGGTTGGGCACCGTGCTCACCGCGATGGTCACTCCGTTCAAGCCCGACGGCACCGTCGACACGGACACGGCCGCGCGGCTGGCGACCCACCTGATCGATTCCGGCTGCGACGGTCTGGTGCTGTCCGGCACCACCGGCGAGTCGCCGACGACCACCGACGCCGAGAAGCTCACGCTGCTGCGCGCCGTGCTCGAGGCCGTCGGCGACCGGGCCCGCATCATCGCCGGGGCCGGCACCTACGACACCGCGCACAGCATCCACCTGGCGAAGGCCTGTGCCGCCGAGGGGGCGCACGGCCTGCTCGTCGTCACCCCGTACTACTCCCGGCCGCCGCAGGCCGGGTTGCTCGCGCACTTCACCGCCGTGGCCGACGCCACCGACCGGCCCGTCGTGCTCTACGACATCCCGCCGCGCTCGGTGGTGCCGATCGCCTGGGACACCATCCGCACACTCGCCGAGCACCCCAACATCGTCGCGATCAAGGACGCCAAGGGCGATCTGCACGGCGGCGGGCAGATCATCGCCGAGACCGGTCTGGCGTACTACTCCGGCGACGATGCGCTCAACCTGCCCTGGCTGGCCATGGGCGCGGTCGGTTTCATCAGCGTCTGGGGCCACGTCGCGGCCAGTCAGCTACGGGAGATGCTGTCGGCGTTCACCTCCGGTGACGTCGCCACCGCCCGCAAGATCAACGTGACGCTCGGCCGGCTCAGCGACGCCCAGGCCCGCCTCGGCGGCGTGACGATGGCCAAGGCGGGACTCACGCTGCAGGGCTTCGACGTGGGCCAGCCCCGCCTGCCGCAGATCCCGCCCACGGTCGACGAACTGGCCGCGCTGGCCGAGGACATGCGCGCCGCGGCGGTGCTGCGGTGA
- a CDS encoding ribonuclease J, producing the protein MTDGLVPPGPLAVGGLRVTALGGISEIGRNMTVFEHLGRLLIIDCGVLFPGHDEPGVDLILPDLRHVEHRLDDVEALVLTHAHEDHIGAVPFLLKLRPDIPVVGSQFTLALVREKCREHRIKPKFVEVAEGQRSTHGVFECQYFAVNHSVPGCLAVALHTGAGTVLHTGDIKLDQLPLDGRPTDLPGMSRLGDAGVDLFLCDSTNADRPGVGPSESEIGPTLHRLIRGADGRVIVACFASNVDRVQQIIDASVALGRRVAFVGRSMVRNMGIARELGYLKVDDSDLLDIGAAEMMPAEKVVLITTGTQGEPMSALSRMSRGEHRSITLTAGDLIILSSSLIPGNEEAVYGVIDSLSKIGARVVTNAHARVHVSGHAYAGELLFLYNGVRPRNVMPVHGTWRHLRANAALAARTGVPPEAIMLAENGVSVDLVAGKASIAGAVGVGKMFVDGLITGDVGETTLGERLVLSSGFVAVTVVVHRGTGRPAGPAHLMSRGFSEDPKALEPAARKVEEELERLAADTVTDPARIAQAVRRTVGKWVGETYRRQPMIVPTVIEI; encoded by the coding sequence GTGACCGACGGCCTCGTCCCGCCCGGCCCACTGGCGGTCGGCGGTCTCCGCGTGACCGCGCTCGGCGGGATCAGCGAGATCGGTCGCAACATGACCGTCTTCGAACACCTCGGCCGGCTGCTCATCATCGACTGCGGGGTGCTGTTCCCCGGACACGACGAACCCGGGGTCGACCTGATCCTGCCCGACCTGCGCCACGTCGAACACCGCCTCGACGACGTCGAGGCGCTGGTGTTGACCCACGCCCACGAGGACCACATCGGCGCGGTGCCGTTCCTGCTCAAGCTGCGGCCCGACATCCCCGTCGTCGGATCGCAGTTCACGCTCGCCCTGGTCCGCGAGAAGTGCCGCGAACACCGCATCAAGCCGAAGTTCGTGGAGGTCGCCGAGGGTCAGCGCAGCACCCACGGCGTGTTCGAATGCCAGTACTTCGCGGTCAACCACTCGGTGCCGGGCTGTCTGGCCGTCGCGCTGCACACCGGCGCCGGCACCGTCCTGCACACCGGCGACATCAAACTCGACCAACTGCCGCTGGACGGCAGGCCGACCGATCTGCCGGGGATGTCGCGCCTCGGCGACGCCGGCGTCGACCTCTTCCTGTGCGATTCGACCAACGCCGACCGCCCCGGCGTCGGACCGTCCGAGAGCGAGATCGGCCCGACCCTGCACCGCTTGATCCGCGGCGCCGACGGGCGGGTGATCGTGGCGTGCTTCGCCTCCAACGTCGATCGGGTCCAGCAGATCATCGACGCCTCCGTGGCCCTGGGACGGCGGGTGGCGTTCGTGGGCCGGTCGATGGTGCGCAACATGGGCATCGCACGCGAGCTGGGATACCTGAAGGTCGACGACAGCGATCTGCTCGACATCGGTGCTGCCGAGATGATGCCGGCCGAGAAGGTCGTGCTGATCACCACCGGGACCCAGGGTGAGCCGATGTCGGCGCTGTCGCGGATGTCGCGCGGTGAGCACCGCAGCATCACGCTGACCGCCGGCGACCTGATCATCCTGTCGTCGTCGCTGATCCCAGGCAACGAGGAGGCCGTCTACGGCGTCATCGACTCGCTGTCCAAGATCGGCGCCCGAGTGGTCACGAATGCCCATGCGCGCGTGCATGTCTCGGGTCACGCCTACGCCGGTGAGCTGCTGTTCCTCTACAACGGCGTCCGCCCGCGCAACGTGATGCCGGTGCACGGGACGTGGCGGCACCTACGGGCCAACGCCGCGCTGGCGGCGCGCACCGGGGTCCCGCCCGAGGCGATCATGCTGGCCGAGAACGGCGTCAGCGTCGACCTGGTGGCCGGGAAGGCCAGCATCGCCGGCGCGGTCGGTGTCGGCAAGATGTTCGTCGACGGGCTCATCACCGGTGACGTGGGGGAGACGACGCTGGGCGAGCGCCTCGTCCTGTCATCGGGTTTCGTCGCCGTCACCGTCGTGGTGCACCGCGGTACCGGGCGACCCGCGGGCCCGGCGCACCTGATGTCACGGGGATTCTCCGAGGACCCCAAGGCGCTCGAACCGGCCGCACGCAAGGTCGAGGAGGAACTCGAGCGGCTGGCCGCCGACACGGTCACCGACCCCGCCCGCATCGCCCAGGCGGTCCGGCGCACCGTCGGCAAGTGGGTCGGCGAGACTTACCGTCGCCAGCCGATGATCGTGCCGACGGTCATCGAGATCTGA
- a CDS encoding mycofactocin-coupled SDR family oxidoreductase has product MRPLEGKVAFITGAARGQGRAHALRLAADGADIIAVDLCDQIASVPYPLATPEDLAATVKLVEDTGARIVASQADVRDRTALKSALIAGVEQLGGRLDVVVANAGIAPMAGEDAWQDVIDVNLTGVFHTVDVAMRPMIKAGNGGSIVLTSSVAGLVGLASPMAGSIGYAAAKHGIVGIMRVYANILATHSIRVNSVHPAGVNTPMIDNEFTRSWLEGLAQEAQGAGVMAPNMTNALPVQALEPEDIAAAVAFLASDEARYITGITLPVDAGFVNKR; this is encoded by the coding sequence ATGCGTCCACTCGAGGGCAAGGTCGCCTTCATCACCGGAGCGGCGCGCGGCCAGGGTCGCGCGCATGCGCTCCGGCTGGCCGCCGACGGCGCCGACATCATCGCCGTGGATCTCTGCGACCAGATCGCGTCGGTCCCCTACCCGCTGGCCACCCCGGAGGACCTGGCGGCGACGGTCAAACTCGTCGAGGACACCGGTGCGCGGATCGTCGCGTCACAGGCCGACGTCCGCGACCGCACCGCGCTGAAGTCTGCCCTGATCGCCGGCGTCGAACAGCTCGGCGGACGGCTCGACGTGGTGGTCGCCAACGCCGGCATCGCACCGATGGCCGGAGAGGACGCCTGGCAGGACGTCATCGACGTCAACCTCACCGGCGTCTTCCACACCGTCGACGTCGCCATGCGGCCGATGATCAAGGCAGGCAACGGCGGATCGATCGTGCTGACCAGTTCGGTGGCCGGCCTCGTCGGCCTCGCGTCGCCGATGGCCGGGTCGATCGGCTACGCGGCCGCCAAGCACGGGATCGTCGGGATCATGCGGGTGTACGCGAACATCCTTGCCACCCACAGTATCCGGGTGAACTCGGTGCATCCCGCGGGGGTGAACACCCCGATGATCGACAACGAGTTCACGCGCAGCTGGCTCGAGGGTCTGGCACAGGAGGCGCAGGGCGCGGGCGTCATGGCCCCGAACATGACCAACGCGCTGCCGGTGCAGGCGCTCGAGCCCGAGGACATCGCGGCCGCCGTCGCCTTCCTGGCCTCCGACGAGGCGCGCTACATCACGGGCATCACGCTGCCGGTGGACGCCGGGTTCGTCAACAAACGCTGA
- a CDS encoding putative quinol monooxygenase, with product MPVTVVATLTVKPESLDAVRDILTKAVAAVHEEPGCDLYSLHEVDGGTFVFIEQWADGDALQAHSKAPAMNQMFADIGEHLAGAPDIKVAQPVVAGDPAKGRLRP from the coding sequence ATGCCCGTCACCGTCGTCGCCACTCTGACCGTCAAGCCCGAGTCCCTCGACGCCGTCCGCGACATCCTCACCAAGGCCGTCGCCGCGGTGCACGAAGAACCGGGGTGCGATCTCTACTCGCTGCACGAAGTCGACGGCGGCACGTTCGTCTTCATCGAACAGTGGGCCGACGGCGACGCCCTGCAGGCGCACAGCAAAGCGCCCGCCATGAACCAGATGTTCGCCGACATCGGTGAGCACCTCGCCGGCGCACCGGACATCAAGGTGGCCCAGCCGGTCGTCGCCGGCGATCCGGCCAAGGGCCGGCTGCGGCCCTGA